Part of the Mycolicibacterium thermoresistibile genome, CGCGCCGCCGCGCGCTCCGCGGCGTGCGGGGCGCTCCCGTGCCCGGAGGCCGGGTTCGTCAGCATGGTGATCCTGCCGACGGTCACGGAATCAGCTTGCCCGGGTTGAGGATTCCAGCCGGATCCAGGGTGGCCTTCACCGCGCGGAGGATGTCCACGCCGAGTCCACCGACCTCGTCGCGCATCCATGGCCGGTGGTCGGCGCCGACCGCGTGGTGGTGGGTGATCGTGCCGCCGTGGCGCATCATGGCGTCGGAGGCGGCGGCCTTGGCGGTGCGCCACTGCTCGATCGGGTTGCCCCGCTGGGCGGCCACCACCGTGAAGTACAGCGACGCACCGGTGGGGTACACATGCGAAATGTGACACATCACCAGCGCCGAGGTGCCGGATTCACCGAGTGTGCTCGTCAGCGCGTCGGTGACGGCCGCCTTCAGCGTCGGGATGTTGGACCAGGTGGTCGCCGTCTCGAGGGTCTCGCACAGCGCCCCGGCCGACAGCAGTGAGTCGCGCAGATACGGGGCGCTGAACCGGCCGTGCTCCCAGGCGCGGGCGGGTTCCTCACCCAGCGAGGTGCCGCCGTGCGCGGCGAGCACCGCCGCCGTCTCGGCATGCCGGCTCTCGGCGTGCGCCGCGGTGCCCTCGAACACGGTGATGGCCAGACAGCCGCCGGTGATGCTCTGATCGCCGATGTTGTCGGTGGTGGCCAGGTTGACACCGGTCTCGGCCTCGTCGGACAACCGGATCACGGTCGGCCCGGTGCCGATCTGGGTGACCGCACGCAGCGCCGCGGTGCCGGTCGCGAAATCCGGGAACGACCAGGCCTCGTAGCGCACCGCCTCGGGCACCGGCCGGACGCGCACCCGCACCCGGGTGATGACGCCGAAAACTCCTTCAGATCCGATGAGCAGGTGCCGCAGGTCCGGGCCCGCCGCCGACTCCGGGGCGCGGCCCAGGTCGAGCACACCGGTCGGGGTGATCGCCCGCACGCCGCGGACCATGTCGTTGAACCGTCCGTAGCCGGCCGAGTTCTGCCCCGACGAGCGGGTCGCGGCGAAACCGCCGATGCTGGCGAACTCGAAGCTCTGCGGAAAGTGGCCGAGCGAGAAGCCGCGGGCGCGCAGCGT contains:
- a CDS encoding FAD-binding oxidoreductase; translation: MKWNAWGDPAAARPLSDGIRSLLREALGVEGPPTPDLSPDQVRLRPSALSDADRDALAGVVGADFCRVDEHSRLLHAGGKSTLDLLRRRQPEQDAPDAVVLPADEDQIAEILRICGSRRIAVVPFGGGTSVVGGLDPIRGEFGSVVALDLRRLNRLIWLDEVSQLAELSAGMTGPAAEETLRARGFSLGHFPQSFEFASIGGFAATRSSGQNSAGYGRFNDMVRGVRAITPTGVLDLGRAPESAAGPDLRHLLIGSEGVFGVITRVRVRVRPVPEAVRYEAWSFPDFATGTAALRAVTQIGTGPTVIRLSDEAETGVNLATTDNIGDQSITGGCLAITVFEGTAAHAESRHAETAAVLAAHGGTSLGEEPARAWEHGRFSAPYLRDSLLSAGALCETLETATTWSNIPTLKAAVTDALTSTLGESGTSALVMCHISHVYPTGASLYFTVVAAQRGNPIEQWRTAKAAASDAMMRHGGTITHHHAVGADHRPWMRDEVGGLGVDILRAVKATLDPAGILNPGKLIP